The Marivirga salinae DNA window CATACTGGTCAATATTACATATATGACCTGCCCCATTTATTTCCATTAACAAAACTTGCTTATGTTTTTTGGAAAATGCTTTTGCGGATTTTAAAAAAATATAATCTTCTTTTCCCATTATCGCTAAAGCAGGAAAATTGATATCTTGATTATAAAATCGGTTTAATAACCTAAAAAATTCACTGTAAAGACCCACCCATTTCATATAATCATTTGGTGACAATTTCTGAGCTTGCTTTTGATATATTTTTCTTGATTCTTGATGTTTTCTGAATGGCATCAATAAATAAGAAAACAGGCTATACATCCATTTATAAGGCAGAAAAAGATTAAAAAACCTAGCTAGCTGAACAAATACCTTAATTAATGCATTCGCTTTAAAAATGCCACCTGCAAAAATAGCACTTACTACCAGACTAGGGTATTTCATGCTCAAATCCTGCATAATTACACTGCCAAAACTTAAGGTGATGAAATGAGCTTTTTCAATCTTTTGCTCATTTAATACCTGCATTATATCATTTGTAATCAAATCAAAATCATATCGCGCTACTTCAGGTTCTATGTCTTTTGATTTTCCGTGATCCCTTAAATCAATTAATAGCAGATTGTAATAAGCTTTAAAAGCATCTATTTGATATTTCCAGGTAGCCGTACTTCCACCTGCACCATGAATAAAAACCACCCATTCTTTTGAGGAAATATTACGATAGGCAACAGTATTGAGGGATATTTTATTCATATTGCTAAAACATCAACCATTGGTATTTGTTATAAATTTTATTTCGAAAAAAATTTTCATCACTCAATCCAGTTAAATAATAAATGCTTCAATACCTAAAAGAATTATCCGATTTTGGTTTATTAATTTTGATTTGGTTGGTACAACTCATCATCTACCCTTCTTTTACCTACATGGAAAAAGCCAATCTAATCGCTTGGCATCCAAAATATACTACAATGATTTCCGTAGTGGTTATGCCCTTGATGCTGTTTCAATTAGCCAGTACTTTTTATCTAACCTACACTCAATTTAACTATCTAGTTCTAACTCAAAGCATATTAATTATCTTATTGTGGGTCTCAACATTCGCTCAAGCAGTTCCTTTGCATAATCAGATTGACACGGGAGTGGAAATTAAAAAAGCGACTATCAATCTGGTTCAAGTCAATTGGAAACGGGCTTTTATGTGGTCATTAATTGTAATTTTAAATTTCATAGGTAGATTTACAACATTAAATAATTAATGTAGTTACATTAATCTGCATTAAATAATAATAATGACCACTTCAGATGAATTTGGCACTAAGCCAATAAATTTTTTGCTACGTAAACAAGCCATTCCATCTGCCATTGGAATTCTGACTCTGTCTATTTACGGAATAGTAGACACCATTTTTGTAGGGAATTTTGTGGGTTCAGTAGGTATTGCGGCTATTACGGTGGTGATCCCTATCACTTTCCTTATTTCTTCTATCGGAATGGGGATTGGAATCGGTGGGTCTTCTATTATTTCAAGGGCTCTCGGATCTGGAAAGCCTGAAAAAGCCAATAAGACTTTTGGGAATCAGTTAACACTTACCTTTATCTTAGGTATATTTTTCAGTTTGACATGCTGGATTTATATTGAACCTCTACTAAAACTATTTGGTGCAAAAGGTGATATATTACAACCTACCATAGATTATTTCAGCATTATTTTGCTGGGAATTCCTGTTTTGGCATTTGCCATGATGTCCAATAGCATATTCCGTGCAGTTGGCTATCCTAAAGTAGCCATGGTAGTGATGATAGTTCCAGCAGTGGTCAATGTTATTTTAGATCCTATTTTCATAGCTGTTTTAGATTGGGGAATTGAAGGCGCTGCATGGGCAACAACATTTTCTTATTTATTCAGTGCCGCTTATGCGCTTTACTTTTTCTTAAGAGGAAAAACAGGTTTTAAAATAAGTAAAACAGATTTAATACTTGATCTCAAACTAACAAGAGAAATTTTCTCAATAGGTTCCGTTACAATTGCCAGGCAAGGAGTAGTAAGTTTGCTCTTTCTAGTACTTAATAACTCATTATTCAAGTATGGCGGAGAAAGCGCCATAGCAACATATGGAATTATCAACCGAATGATGATGTTAGTGAATGTTCCTGCAATAGGTATCACTCAAGGATCTATGCCGATAATTGGATATAATTATGGAGCAGAATTATACAAGAGAGTAAGCTTAACTTTAAGAAATGCAATAATTTCAGCTACGGTACTTTCATCCATTATTTATGCAGCTATTTTAATATTCACTCCTCAGATTGTAGGTATTTTCACTAAAGATCAAGATTTAATACAGCAAACAGTTCCTGCCTTAAGAATTACATTTTTAATGACTCCGCTTATAGCATTTCAGTTGATTAGTGCAGCCTATTTCCAAGCTTTAGGTAAAGCTCTACCAGCCTTACTTCTTACTTTAACGAAGCAAGGATTTTTTCTTATCCCTCTCCTATTGATTTTACCAAATTTTTATCAATTAGATGGAATATGGATGGCTTTCCCAATTGCTGACTTAGCAACTGCAATAGTTTGTATGAGCTATTTGGTTTACGATAGCAAAAAAATTGTATTAAACCCATCTTCAGTATAACAATTAACACCCTTCCTTTTATCATCATTAAGGTATTCTAAAGACTACAGAATGACCTTCGGTGTATTAAAAACAACATTATCACATCATAAGTGTCTAACTTTGTAGAATTAAAATTGAATCATGAAATTTAAAGTATTAATAACATTATTATTCATCAGTAGTATTTCTTTTGCACAGCAAAGAGGCGGATATGGTGGAGGA harbors:
- a CDS encoding MATE family efflux transporter yields the protein MTTSDEFGTKPINFLLRKQAIPSAIGILTLSIYGIVDTIFVGNFVGSVGIAAITVVIPITFLISSIGMGIGIGGSSIISRALGSGKPEKANKTFGNQLTLTFILGIFFSLTCWIYIEPLLKLFGAKGDILQPTIDYFSIILLGIPVLAFAMMSNSIFRAVGYPKVAMVVMIVPAVVNVILDPIFIAVLDWGIEGAAWATTFSYLFSAAYALYFFLRGKTGFKISKTDLILDLKLTREIFSIGSVTIARQGVVSLLFLVLNNSLFKYGGESAIATYGIINRMMMLVNVPAIGITQGSMPIIGYNYGAELYKRVSLTLRNAIISATVLSSIIYAAILIFTPQIVGIFTKDQDLIQQTVPALRITFLMTPLIAFQLISAAYFQALGKALPALLLTLTKQGFFLIPLLLILPNFYQLDGIWMAFPIADLATAIVCMSYLVYDSKKIVLNPSSV
- a CDS encoding alpha/beta fold hydrolase, yielding MNKISLNTVAYRNISSKEWVVFIHGAGGSTATWKYQIDAFKAYYNLLLIDLRDHGKSKDIEPEVARYDFDLITNDIMQVLNEQKIEKAHFITLSFGSVIMQDLSMKYPSLVVSAIFAGGIFKANALIKVFVQLARFFNLFLPYKWMYSLFSYLLMPFRKHQESRKIYQKQAQKLSPNDYMKWVGLYSEFFRLLNRFYNQDINFPALAIMGKEDYIFLKSAKAFSKKHKQVLLMEINGAGHICNIDQYEIFNKLALYFTHEHK